Proteins found in one Aquibium microcysteis genomic segment:
- a CDS encoding helix-turn-helix domain-containing protein gives MAEQKIFAGPRIRRIRNARGLTQTAMAEGLGISPSYLNLIERNQRPLTVQLILKLSAVYKVDPEDLQGEAGGSIAALKEVFADPLLAGELPGDQEMLELAESAPNAAAAIVKLFRAYREQAGRLSDLTDMLAREGRATALSSARLPIDEVHEVFERRANHFATIEEEVEAFHALLDPGEDLSGALKAWLKREYGIVVRVLPVATMPNWRRRYDRHSQRLFLSERLSPFDQLREIAMEACLIRMTVAVAGEIQSLKLSSDEARRLARFELGRYAAHALMMPYAAFQTAALRARYDVDVLKSRFGVSFEHAANRLTTLQRQGASGVPFFMLEVDNAGNRFRKAGAQGFPHSRFGGGCPKLPVHAAFMQPGQILVEAVEMPDGAEFLTIARTLEGPQGAFSERPRRTALLIGCDIGFRDEIVYSAALPGGAPGMARGSVPATPVGPACRLCERSGCLARAEPPVTRPLGLDEMVTGLSAFDFR, from the coding sequence TTGGCCGAGCAGAAGATCTTCGCGGGACCGCGCATCCGGCGCATCCGCAACGCCAGGGGGCTCACCCAGACGGCGATGGCCGAGGGGCTCGGCATCTCGCCGTCCTATCTCAACCTGATCGAGCGCAACCAGCGACCGCTCACGGTGCAGCTCATCCTCAAGCTGTCCGCCGTCTACAAGGTCGATCCCGAGGATCTGCAGGGCGAGGCGGGCGGCTCGATCGCCGCGCTGAAGGAGGTCTTCGCCGATCCGCTGCTCGCCGGGGAGCTTCCGGGCGATCAGGAGATGCTCGAACTGGCCGAGTCGGCGCCCAATGCCGCCGCCGCGATCGTCAAGCTCTTCCGCGCCTATCGCGAACAGGCCGGGCGCCTGTCGGATCTGACCGACATGCTGGCGCGCGAGGGGCGCGCGACCGCGCTGTCCTCGGCGCGGCTGCCGATCGACGAGGTGCACGAGGTCTTCGAGCGGCGCGCGAACCACTTCGCCACCATCGAGGAGGAGGTGGAAGCCTTCCACGCGCTGCTCGATCCCGGCGAGGACCTTTCCGGCGCGCTGAAGGCGTGGCTGAAGCGCGAATACGGCATCGTCGTGCGCGTGCTGCCGGTCGCCACCATGCCCAACTGGCGCCGCCGCTACGACCGCCATTCGCAGCGCCTGTTCCTCTCCGAGCGGCTGTCGCCCTTCGACCAGCTGCGCGAGATCGCGATGGAGGCCTGCCTGATCCGCATGACGGTGGCGGTGGCGGGCGAGATCCAGTCGCTGAAACTGTCGTCCGACGAAGCCCGCCGTCTCGCCCGCTTCGAACTCGGCCGCTATGCCGCCCATGCGCTGATGATGCCCTATGCCGCCTTCCAGACGGCGGCCCTGCGGGCGCGCTACGACGTCGACGTGCTCAAGTCGCGCTTCGGCGTCTCCTTCGAACATGCGGCCAACCGCCTGACGACGCTGCAGCGGCAGGGGGCGTCCGGCGTGCCCTTCTTCATGCTGGAGGTCGACAATGCCGGCAACCGGTTCCGGAAGGCCGGGGCGCAGGGGTTCCCGCACAGCCGGTTCGGCGGCGGCTGCCCCAAGCTGCCGGTCCATGCCGCCTTCATGCAGCCCGGCCAGATCCTGGTCGAAGCGGTCGAAATGCCGGACGGTGCCGAGTTCCTCACCATTGCCCGCACGCTGGAGGGGCCGCAGGGCGCGTTCTCGGAGCGGCCGCGCCGCACCGCGCTCCTGATCGGCTGCGACATCGGGTTCCGCGACGAGATCGTCTATTCGGCAGCGCTCCCCGGCGGGGCGCCGGGCATGGCCAGGGGCAGCGTGCCGGCCACGCCCGTCGGGCCGGCCTGCCGCCTGTGCGAGCGCTCCGGCTGCCTCGCCCGTGCCGAGCCGCCGGTGACGCGCCCGCTGGGGCTCGACGAGATGGTGACGGGGCTCAGCGCTTTCGACTTCCGGTGA
- a CDS encoding DUF2189 domain-containing protein → MTNGPQEAPPARQTTAPAMPRVHALRAGDLRDCLMLGLSDFARAPLYGLFFGGVFAAAGMAIVLGLTAWDMPWMIYPFAIGFPLLGPFAAAGLYEVSRRLEIGRPLDRAQILSVVWAQRRREISWMAFVMLFVFWMWMYQVRLLIALFLGRMSFATLEKFATIVFTTQQGWIFLAVGHVVGAALSLILFSITVVSIPLLMEREIDFVTAMITSVKAVLASPGPMLGWGIFVTLAMLVACAPFFLGLLIVLPVLGHATWHIYRRAVPVSN, encoded by the coding sequence ATGACGAACGGGCCGCAGGAGGCGCCGCCAGCGCGGCAGACGACGGCGCCGGCCATGCCCAGGGTGCACGCGCTGAGAGCGGGCGACCTGCGCGACTGCCTGATGCTCGGCCTGTCCGACTTCGCCCGAGCGCCGCTCTACGGGCTGTTCTTCGGCGGCGTGTTCGCCGCGGCGGGCATGGCCATCGTGCTGGGGCTGACGGCGTGGGACATGCCGTGGATGATCTACCCCTTCGCCATCGGCTTTCCGCTGCTCGGCCCTTTCGCTGCCGCCGGTCTCTATGAGGTCAGCCGCAGGCTCGAAATCGGCCGGCCGCTCGACCGGGCGCAGATCCTGTCCGTGGTCTGGGCGCAGCGGCGGCGGGAAATCTCCTGGATGGCCTTCGTGATGCTCTTCGTGTTCTGGATGTGGATGTACCAGGTGCGGCTGCTGATCGCCCTGTTCCTGGGACGGATGTCGTTCGCCACGCTGGAGAAGTTCGCGACGATCGTCTTCACGACGCAGCAAGGCTGGATCTTCCTGGCGGTCGGCCACGTCGTCGGTGCGGCGCTGTCGCTGATCCTGTTCTCGATCACGGTCGTCTCGATCCCGCTCCTGATGGAGCGCGAGATCGATTTCGTGACCGCCATGATCACCAGCGTCAAGGCCGTGCTGGCCAGCCCGGGGCCCATGCTCGGCTGGGGCATCTTCGTCACGCTCGCGATGCTGGTCGCCTGCGCACCGTTCTTTCTCGGCCTGCTGATCGTCCTGCCGGTGCTGGGGCATGCGACGTGGCACATCTACCGACGAGCGGTACCGGTTTCAAACTAG
- a CDS encoding NADPH:quinone reductase, protein MKAAWYERNGAARDVLTVGDMPLPEPGAGEVRVRLHVSGVNPSDVKSRRGRPPVFPRVVPHSDGAGVIDAIGEGVAPGRLGERVWVWNGQWKRPMGTAAEAIVLPQAQAVRLPDTTDFAAGACFGIPALTALHGVRLAEAAPGRTILITGAAAAVGHYATQIATARGARVIGTASARRADHARAAGAAEIIDYKTENIAERVKALTGGKGVDAILDMDLSTTAPLLPQGVLAPYGRLVCYGSNVPADIPVSFTAMLWGSLTLQLYLVYELRQQEREAAIAELTAMLEAGTLKHSIGARYPLEDIAAAHEAVENGDVVGNVVLDIG, encoded by the coding sequence ATGAAAGCAGCCTGGTACGAACGCAACGGCGCCGCGCGCGACGTGCTGACCGTGGGCGACATGCCGCTGCCGGAGCCCGGCGCAGGCGAAGTCCGGGTCCGTCTGCACGTGTCGGGCGTCAATCCGTCGGACGTGAAGTCGCGGCGCGGCCGCCCTCCGGTGTTTCCGCGCGTCGTGCCGCATTCGGACGGCGCGGGCGTGATCGACGCGATCGGCGAAGGCGTCGCGCCCGGCCGCCTCGGCGAGCGCGTCTGGGTCTGGAACGGCCAGTGGAAGCGGCCGATGGGGACGGCGGCCGAGGCGATCGTGCTGCCGCAGGCGCAGGCCGTGCGCCTGCCCGACACCACCGACTTCGCCGCCGGCGCTTGCTTCGGCATCCCGGCGCTGACCGCCCTGCACGGCGTGCGGCTCGCCGAGGCCGCACCGGGCAGGACGATCCTGATCACCGGAGCTGCGGCGGCGGTCGGCCACTACGCCACGCAGATCGCGACGGCACGCGGCGCCCGCGTCATCGGCACGGCCTCGGCTCGCCGCGCCGACCACGCTCGCGCGGCGGGTGCGGCGGAGATCATCGACTACAAGACGGAGAACATCGCCGAACGCGTGAAGGCGCTGACCGGCGGCAAGGGCGTCGACGCCATCCTCGACATGGACCTTTCGACCACGGCCCCGCTGCTGCCGCAGGGCGTGCTCGCGCCATACGGCAGGCTGGTCTGCTACGGTTCCAACGTGCCGGCCGACATTCCGGTCTCGTTCACGGCGATGCTGTGGGGATCGCTGACGCTGCAGCTCTACCTGGTCTACGAACTGCGGCAGCAGGAACGGGAGGCGGCCATTGCCGAGCTGACGGCGATGCTGGAAGCGGGAACGCTGAAGCACAGCATCGGCGCCCGCTACCCGCTCGAGGACATCGCGGCCGCGCACGAGGCGGTGGAGAACGGCGACGTCGTGGGGAACGTGGTGCTGGACATAGGCTGA
- a CDS encoding glutamine synthetase family protein, whose product MPPEKKDVRNAGRGARARAPAFVKNLRGIKNWKETSTWLEWRQIEDIECITPDQAGVARGKMMPSKKFTSNTSLALPSAVFMTTISGGYPEDGNGFSYPEDDGDLKLVPDLSTLSVVPWETDPTAQVICDLVHQDGRSVEFTPRNLLRRVVAAYARRGLKPVVAPEIEFYLVRKNPDPDYPLTPPVGRSGRPIGGGQGYSIAGVNEFDELIDDIYHFSEAQGLEIDTLIHEEGAGQLEINLRHGDPIELADQVFLFKRTIREAALKHDTYATFMAKPIQGQPGSAMHIHQSILDKKTGRNIFSAEDGSESEAFLHFIGGMQKHMPNALVMMAPYVNSYRRLTQAASAPVNTKWGYDNRTTAFRIPRSDPAARRVENRIPSSDANPYLALAGSLACGLIGLINQIKPDAPIGTTANEDEIDLPRGLLEAVERFESDTTLRDMLGNGFVSTYAAIKKAEFETFMEVISPWEREYLLLNV is encoded by the coding sequence ATGCCTCCCGAGAAGAAGGACGTCCGGAACGCAGGCCGCGGGGCCCGCGCACGCGCCCCTGCATTCGTCAAGAACCTGCGCGGCATCAAGAACTGGAAGGAAACCTCCACCTGGCTCGAATGGCGCCAGATCGAGGATATCGAGTGCATCACGCCCGACCAGGCCGGCGTGGCCCGCGGCAAGATGATGCCGTCGAAGAAGTTCACCTCGAACACCTCGCTCGCCCTCCCCTCCGCGGTCTTCATGACCACCATTTCCGGCGGTTATCCGGAGGACGGCAACGGATTCTCCTATCCCGAAGACGACGGCGACCTGAAGCTCGTCCCCGACCTCTCGACACTGTCGGTGGTGCCGTGGGAAACCGATCCGACGGCGCAGGTCATCTGCGATCTCGTCCACCAGGACGGCCGCTCCGTGGAGTTCACGCCGCGCAATCTGCTGCGTCGCGTGGTGGCCGCCTATGCGCGCCGCGGCCTGAAGCCGGTGGTGGCGCCGGAGATCGAGTTCTACCTCGTGCGCAAGAATCCCGATCCCGACTATCCGCTGACGCCGCCCGTGGGGCGTTCGGGGCGGCCCATCGGCGGCGGCCAGGGCTATTCGATCGCGGGCGTCAACGAGTTCGACGAACTGATCGACGACATCTATCATTTCTCGGAGGCACAGGGGCTGGAGATCGACACGCTGATCCACGAGGAAGGCGCCGGCCAGCTGGAGATCAACCTGCGGCATGGGGATCCGATCGAACTGGCGGATCAGGTCTTTCTCTTCAAGCGGACGATCCGCGAGGCGGCGCTGAAGCACGACACCTACGCCACGTTCATGGCCAAGCCGATCCAGGGCCAGCCCGGGTCCGCCATGCACATCCACCAGTCGATCCTCGACAAGAAGACGGGGAGGAACATCTTCTCGGCAGAGGACGGGTCGGAATCGGAGGCCTTCCTCCATTTCATCGGCGGCATGCAGAAGCACATGCCGAACGCGCTCGTCATGATGGCGCCCTACGTCAATTCCTATCGACGGCTGACGCAGGCTGCCTCGGCGCCCGTCAACACCAAATGGGGCTACGACAACCGCACGACGGCCTTCCGGATCCCGCGTTCCGACCCTGCCGCCCGCCGCGTCGAAAACCGCATTCCGTCCTCCGACGCCAATCCCTACCTGGCGCTCGCCGGCTCGCTGGCCTGCGGGCTGATCGGCCTGATCAACCAGATCAAGCCGGACGCGCCCATCGGCACCACCGCCAACGAGGACGAGATCGACCTGCCGCGCGGGCTGCTCGAAGCGGTGGAGCGGTTCGAGAGCGACACGACCCTGCGCGACATGCTGGGCAACGGCTTCGTCTCCACCTATGCCGCCATCAAGAAGGCCGAGTTCGAGACCTTCATGGAGGTGATCAGTCCCTGGGAGCGGGAGTATCTGCTGCTGAACGTGTGA
- a CDS encoding ATP-grasp domain-containing protein, which yields MSDAPSVERQPRILLFTIQTSHPGSCRLPKYLKAAGFHVGVLGLPRSLILASSHADERFRLMARRFEPLIRASVERAFRSFRPDIVVPCDERAVSVVGSWLGDEAPALSVDLMQCLRRSLGSLETFSRRYSKIETLQMAREAGVDCPRDTVVDSLEACEAAAEAFGYPVVLKISHGAGGAGVVLCRDPAALRTTWAEFTSRYTQSKSLRRKLLRRDWFGEGHSILVQEYVAGSPAMSCASALDGRTLSVVSGRVSTTSGRMGPASVTTVCRDPMIEAATARMIARMGASGFISFDFVIAENGAAKLVECNPRPTQILHLAPLVGSDPARALKEALAGAEWTPPAAGRTVEVAFFPQEWKRDSASPALMSAYHDVPWDDPRLLRAILGKRPTNWLGRPMP from the coding sequence TTGAGCGACGCGCCATCCGTCGAACGGCAGCCCCGCATCCTGCTCTTCACGATCCAGACCAGCCACCCCGGCAGTTGCCGGTTGCCGAAGTACCTGAAGGCGGCGGGCTTTCACGTCGGCGTGCTGGGGCTTCCCCGCAGCCTGATCCTGGCGTCCTCGCATGCCGACGAGCGCTTCAGGCTGATGGCGCGACGCTTCGAGCCGTTGATCCGGGCGAGCGTCGAGCGGGCCTTCCGTTCCTTCCGTCCGGATATCGTCGTGCCCTGCGACGAGCGCGCCGTCTCCGTGGTCGGAAGCTGGCTGGGCGACGAGGCACCGGCGCTGTCGGTCGACCTGATGCAGTGCCTGCGGCGATCGCTCGGCTCGCTCGAGACCTTCTCCCGGCGATACTCGAAGATCGAGACCCTGCAGATGGCACGGGAGGCGGGAGTCGATTGCCCGCGCGACACGGTGGTGGACAGCCTCGAAGCCTGCGAAGCCGCCGCAGAGGCGTTCGGATATCCGGTGGTGCTGAAGATCTCGCACGGCGCGGGAGGCGCGGGGGTCGTGCTTTGCCGCGATCCTGCGGCGCTGCGGACGACCTGGGCGGAATTCACCTCACGCTACACGCAATCGAAGTCGCTGCGCCGCAAGCTGCTGCGGCGCGACTGGTTCGGAGAGGGACATTCCATCCTCGTCCAGGAGTATGTCGCCGGCAGTCCGGCGATGAGCTGCGCCAGCGCGCTCGACGGTCGCACCCTGTCCGTCGTCTCCGGCCGGGTGAGCACGACCTCCGGACGGATGGGGCCGGCCAGCGTGACGACGGTCTGCAGGGATCCGATGATCGAAGCGGCGACCGCGCGCATGATCGCGCGCATGGGGGCGAGCGGCTTCATCTCCTTCGATTTCGTCATCGCGGAGAACGGGGCGGCAAAGCTCGTCGAGTGCAACCCCCGCCCGACGCAGATCCTCCATCTGGCGCCTTTGGTGGGGAGCGATCCGGCGCGGGCGCTGAAGGAGGCCCTCGCCGGTGCGGAATGGACGCCGCCTGCCGCGGGCAGGACCGTCGAGGTTGCATTCTTTCCTCAGGAATGGAAGCGGGACAGCGCAAGTCCCGCTCTCATGTCGGCCTATCACGACGTGCCCTGGGACGATCCCAGGCTGCTCCGGGCCATCCTCGGCAAGCGCCCCACCAACTGGCTCGGCCGGCCCATGCCGTGA
- a CDS encoding NAD(P)/FAD-dependent oxidoreductase yields the protein MTYASPISPGYSWYEATVGARPRYPALDGDRRADVVVVGGGFTGLSAAAHLAKAGVDVVLIEACRFGDGASGRNGGQLGTGQRAGAEEMEAELGFTRAKALFDVAEEAKAHLLEFAEVNGIDIDFRPGHLNVTHKPRELADYRVHAEAMAGRFGYPHLTMMDAAETRARLGSDHYVGGVRDAGTGHIHPLKLTVGTARVAAAAGAQLFEETPSTGIAAKGGKVVVSTARGTITADRCLLATNAYGNDIEPKSAAHIMPIGSFIGATVPLGADSPILPGGESVSDSRFVVRYFRRAPTGELLFGGREIYAVDDPKDIHKGIRRQIAEIYPVLKDVEITHAWGGYVGITLPRTPFVREVMPGVISAGGYSGHGVMLSNFVGKLYAETIAGNRDRLKLFEDLKIPPFPGGRRFRAPLLFLALNWYALRDRF from the coding sequence ATGACCTATGCCTCCCCGATCTCCCCCGGCTATTCCTGGTACGAGGCCACCGTCGGCGCCCGCCCGCGCTATCCGGCACTGGACGGTGACCGGCGCGCCGACGTGGTGGTGGTCGGCGGGGGCTTCACCGGACTGTCCGCGGCCGCGCATCTGGCCAAGGCAGGCGTCGACGTCGTTCTCATCGAGGCATGCCGATTCGGCGACGGCGCCTCGGGCCGCAACGGCGGGCAGCTCGGCACCGGCCAGCGGGCCGGCGCGGAGGAGATGGAGGCCGAACTGGGCTTCACCCGCGCCAAGGCCCTGTTCGACGTGGCCGAGGAGGCCAAGGCTCACCTGCTGGAGTTCGCCGAGGTCAATGGCATCGACATCGACTTCCGGCCGGGCCACCTGAACGTCACCCACAAGCCCCGCGAACTCGCCGACTACCGCGTCCATGCCGAGGCGATGGCCGGACGATTCGGCTATCCGCACCTGACCATGATGGACGCGGCGGAAACCCGCGCGCGCCTCGGATCGGACCACTATGTCGGCGGCGTGCGCGACGCCGGCACCGGGCATATCCACCCGCTCAAGCTCACCGTCGGCACCGCGCGCGTGGCGGCGGCCGCGGGTGCGCAACTCTTCGAGGAGACGCCGTCGACCGGGATCGCCGCGAAGGGCGGCAAGGTCGTCGTCTCGACCGCGCGCGGCACGATCACCGCCGACAGATGCCTGCTCGCCACCAATGCCTACGGCAACGACATCGAGCCGAAGAGTGCGGCCCACATCATGCCGATCGGCTCCTTCATCGGCGCCACCGTGCCGCTCGGCGCCGACAGCCCGATCCTGCCCGGCGGCGAATCCGTCTCGGATTCGCGCTTCGTCGTGCGCTATTTCCGCCGGGCGCCGACAGGCGAGCTTTTGTTCGGCGGCCGCGAGATCTATGCGGTCGACGACCCGAAGGACATCCACAAGGGCATCCGCCGCCAGATCGCCGAGATCTATCCGGTGCTGAAGGACGTCGAGATCACCCATGCCTGGGGCGGCTATGTCGGCATCACCCTGCCGCGGACCCCCTTCGTGCGCGAGGTGATGCCGGGGGTGATTTCCGCCGGCGGCTATTCCGGCCACGGCGTCATGCTGTCGAACTTCGTCGGCAAGCTCTATGCCGAGACGATCGCCGGCAACCGCGACCGGCTGAAGCTGTTCGAGGATCTGAAGATCCCCCCCTTCCCCGGCGGCCGCCGCTTCCGCGCCCCGCTGCTGTTCCTGGCGCTGAACTGGTACGCGCTCAGGGACCGGTTCTGA
- a CDS encoding response regulator, whose translation MGLKVKSERPNVAAVTLLSMEPAIVILDGGAQNRDCDVLLDDLRQQRDASAGLFPAVILLSTANHGTQDMPIAPVVDMVVAKPLTVDRLQPAIESLRARNGDFARPVA comes from the coding sequence ATGGGCCTGAAGGTGAAATCTGAACGTCCGAACGTTGCCGCCGTGACGCTGCTGTCCATGGAACCGGCGATCGTTATTCTCGACGGAGGGGCGCAGAATCGCGATTGCGATGTCTTGCTCGACGACCTGCGCCAGCAGCGCGATGCATCGGCCGGGCTGTTCCCTGCCGTCATCCTGCTGTCGACGGCCAATCACGGCACGCAGGACATGCCGATCGCGCCCGTGGTCGACATGGTGGTCGCGAAGCCCCTCACCGTCGACCGGCTCCAGCCGGCGATCGAGAGCCTGCGTGCCCGCAACGGTGATTTCGCGCGGCCGGTGGCCTGA
- a CDS encoding DUF1488 domain-containing protein, protein MSLEFPNRSRSFDDARRAVRFSGYDGMFEVRFFVEADALSLRNVSPAGDVDLEDTCLAAFDAQRPSIQDVARSICASTRRVSYTLTSADLR, encoded by the coding sequence ATGAGCCTCGAATTTCCGAACCGGAGCCGCAGCTTCGACGACGCGCGCAGGGCCGTGCGCTTCAGCGGCTATGACGGCATGTTCGAGGTGCGCTTCTTCGTGGAGGCGGATGCGCTGTCGCTGCGGAACGTTTCGCCGGCCGGCGACGTTGATCTTGAAGACACATGCCTTGCCGCCTTCGACGCGCAGCGTCCATCCATCCAGGACGTCGCCCGTTCGATCTGCGCCAGCACCCGACGGGTCAGCTACACGCTCACGTCCGCCGATCTTCGATAG
- a CDS encoding transglutaminase-like domain-containing protein translates to MYIRYGYEITVTCPQPTALVCLLSLHDDRAADIRVPESTFTMPDVPTSTYRDLFGNRCLRLVAPVGDLTIWGDATIEDTGLPDPILPSAREHPVPDLPDDCLVFLMGSRYCETDRLSQTAWDLFGNVTSGWTRVQAICDFVHGHIRFDYMQARSTRTAFEAYHERVGVCRDFAHLAVAFCRCLNIPARYVNGHLGDIGVPVVDPMDFSAWIEVFLEGEWHAFDPRNNIPRIGRIVVARGRDAADIPLINSFGPHVLKGFRVWTYEVDAPGGVQATA, encoded by the coding sequence TTGTACATTCGCTATGGCTACGAGATCACCGTGACGTGCCCGCAACCGACGGCGCTCGTGTGCCTGCTGTCGCTGCATGACGATCGGGCCGCCGACATCCGCGTTCCCGAATCCACGTTCACCATGCCGGACGTGCCCACGAGCACCTATCGCGATCTGTTCGGCAACCGCTGCCTCAGGCTCGTGGCCCCCGTTGGCGACCTGACGATCTGGGGAGACGCCACGATCGAGGACACCGGCCTGCCGGACCCGATCCTTCCGTCGGCGCGCGAGCACCCGGTGCCGGACCTGCCCGACGATTGCCTCGTGTTCCTGATGGGCAGCCGCTATTGCGAGACCGACCGGCTCAGCCAGACCGCGTGGGACCTTTTCGGCAACGTCACCTCCGGCTGGACCCGCGTTCAGGCGATCTGCGACTTCGTGCACGGCCACATCCGCTTCGACTACATGCAGGCACGCTCGACGAGAACCGCTTTCGAGGCGTATCACGAGCGCGTGGGCGTCTGCCGCGACTTCGCCCATCTCGCGGTGGCATTCTGCCGCTGCCTCAACATCCCCGCCCGCTACGTCAACGGGCATCTCGGCGACATCGGCGTTCCGGTGGTGGATCCCATGGACTTCAGTGCCTGGATCGAGGTTTTCCTGGAAGGCGAATGGCACGCTTTCGATCCCCGCAACAACATCCCGCGCATTGGCCGGATCGTCGTGGCGCGCGGCCGCGATGCCGCGGACATCCCGCTGATCAACTCCTTCGGGCCCCATGTCCTGAAGGGCTTCCGGGTCTGGACCTATGAGGTGGACGCGCCTGGCGGGGTGCAGGCGACGGCCTGA
- the aceA gene encoding isocitrate lyase, giving the protein MTDFYNLVPTAPEGRFDGIERPYSPADVKRLRGSVQIRHSLAEMGANRLWKLIHEEDFVNALGALSGNQAMQMVRAGLKAIYLSGWQVAADANTASAMYPDQSLYPANAAPELAKRINKTLQRADQIETSEGKGLSVDTWFAPIVADAEAGFGGPLNAFEIMKAFIEAGAAGVHYEDQLASEKKCGHLGGKVLIPTAAHIRNLTAARLAADVMGTPTLVIARTDAEAAKLLTSDIDERDQPFVDYDAGRTVEGFYNVKNGLEPCISRAVAYAPYCDLIWCETSKPDLDQARRFAEGVHKHHPGKLLAYNCSPSFNWKKHLDDATIAKFQRELGAMGYKFQFITLAGFHQLNYGMFELARGYKDRQMAAYSELQEAEFAAEVNGYTATKHQREVGTGYFDAVSLAITAGQSSTTAMKESTEHDQFRPAAE; this is encoded by the coding sequence ATGACCGACTTTTACAACCTCGTTCCCACGGCACCGGAAGGCCGCTTCGACGGCATCGAACGGCCCTATTCCCCGGCGGACGTGAAACGGCTTCGCGGTTCGGTGCAGATCAGGCATTCGCTGGCCGAGATGGGCGCCAACCGCCTGTGGAAGCTGATCCACGAGGAGGATTTCGTCAACGCGCTCGGCGCGCTGTCGGGCAACCAGGCCATGCAGATGGTGCGCGCCGGCCTGAAGGCGATCTACCTGTCGGGCTGGCAGGTCGCCGCCGACGCCAACACGGCCTCCGCCATGTATCCGGACCAGTCGCTCTATCCGGCCAACGCCGCCCCCGAACTCGCCAAGCGCATCAACAAGACGCTGCAGCGCGCCGACCAGATCGAGACGTCGGAGGGCAAGGGCCTTTCGGTCGACACCTGGTTCGCGCCGATCGTCGCCGACGCCGAGGCCGGCTTCGGCGGGCCGCTGAACGCTTTCGAGATCATGAAGGCCTTCATCGAGGCGGGCGCGGCCGGCGTCCACTACGAGGACCAGCTTGCCTCGGAAAAGAAGTGCGGCCATCTCGGCGGCAAGGTGCTGATCCCGACCGCCGCCCACATCCGCAACCTGACGGCCGCGCGCCTCGCCGCCGACGTGATGGGCACGCCGACGCTGGTCATCGCCCGCACCGACGCGGAAGCCGCCAAGCTGCTGACGTCCGACATCGACGAGCGCGACCAGCCCTTCGTCGACTATGATGCAGGCCGCACGGTCGAAGGCTTCTACAACGTCAAGAACGGCCTCGAGCCCTGCATCTCCCGAGCGGTGGCCTATGCGCCCTACTGCGACCTGATCTGGTGCGAGACCTCCAAGCCCGACCTCGATCAGGCCCGGCGCTTCGCCGAAGGCGTGCACAAGCACCACCCCGGAAAGCTTCTGGCCTACAACTGCTCGCCCTCGTTCAACTGGAAGAAGCACCTCGACGACGCCACCATCGCCAAGTTCCAGCGCGAGCTCGGCGCCATGGGCTACAAGTTCCAGTTCATCACGCTGGCCGGCTTCCACCAGCTGAACTACGGCATGTTCGAACTCGCACGCGGCTACAAGGATCGCCAGATGGCGGCCTATTCCGAGTTGCAGGAGGCCGAGTTCGCGGCAGAGGTGAACGGCTACACCGCCACCAAGCATCAGCGCGAGGTCGGTACCGGCTATTTCGACGCCGTGTCGCTGGCCATCACCGCCGGCCAGTCGTCGACGACCGCCATGAAGGAATCGACCGAGCACGACCAGTTCCGCCCGGCGGCCGAATAG